The proteins below are encoded in one region of Hordeum vulgare subsp. vulgare chromosome 3H, MorexV3_pseudomolecules_assembly, whole genome shotgun sequence:
- the LOC123440366 gene encoding E3 ubiquitin ligase PARAQUAT TOLERANCE 3-like: protein MAVHYKYSSARGTFSLPLAAPSISVGDLRRLIMETGRSGHGRTRGRGPRETITISNGQTLEEYADDNALVLRNSTVVVARRVAGPPADTIVARPYDEPPLCPRSRQVGGDPSSYSAMRSAGTEEDEAKAISAVIDGAEPKWEGSYDHRGAAHNGRAPPAGYVCHRCRVPGHFIQHCPTNGDSRFDFGGTPVVAPRPVDESNDDGFPADLHCKICKEVMADAVVASKCCFGSFCGRCIRAHIVANSKCACGAKASADDLVPNLTVRTTISNILAARASSSSGGAEKQRSSVSSNEVAASTHQTQSPAASQGSSSMSSHASSKKGATLESEHSEYASKSTSAPAAHEPRKKQETTDTAASHVDHQHGFSVPFAPACYDPFFGGMPWSADPSMYYGHAGMPYAYGGGYPMGSHHVNAMGGNMTVPPPTRNDGGPYGYPGRKRTSTDYEDQSFKRRCGGGRSQAALVLT, encoded by the coding sequence ATGGCAGTGCACTACAAGTACAGCAGCGCCCGTGGCACGTTCTCCCTGCCCCTTGCCGCGCcttccatctccgtcggcgacctgAGGCGCCTTATCATGGAGACAGGCCGCTCTGGTCATGGCCGGACACGCGGCCGGGGTCCCAGGGAGACCATAACGATCTCCAACGGGCAGACCCTTGAGGAGTACGCGGACGACAACGCATTGGTCCTGCGTAACtcgacggtggtggtggcgcgcCGAGTGGCTGGGCCTCCGGCCGATACCATCGTGGCTAGGCCATACGACGAACCCCCTCTATGCCCGAGATCGAGGCAAGTCGGCGGTGATCCATCCTCGTACTCGGCCATGAGGTCGGCCGGAACAGAGGAGGACGAGGCTAAGGCTATCAGCGCGGTGATCGACGGCGCGGAACCAAAGTGGGAGGGCTCCTATGATCACCGTGGAGCAGCGCACAACGGGCGGGCGCCGCCGGCCGGGTACGTGTGCCACAGGTGCCGCgtcccgggccacttcatccaacaCTGCCCCACAAACGGCGACTCGAGATTCGACTTTGGAGGGACTCCCGTGGTTGCCCCTCGGCCGGTCGACGAGAGCAACGACGACGGCTTCCCGGCGGATCTCCACTGCAAGATTTGCAAGGAGGTGATGGCCGACGCGGTGGTGGCGAGCAAGTGCTGCTTCGGCAGCTTCTGCGGCCGGTGCATCAGAGCGCACATCGTCGCCAACTCCAAGTGCGCTTGCGGGGCCAAGGCGAGCGCGGACGATCTGGTCCCCAACCTCACGGTGCGCACCACCATCTCCAACATTCTCGCCGCCAGGGCCAGCAGCTCTTCAGGTGGAGCAGAGAAGCAGAGGAGCTCCGTCTCAAGCAACGAGGTCGCGGCGTCCACGCATCAGACTCAAAGTCCGGCAGCATCGCAGGGGAGCAGCAGCATGAGCAGCCACGCGTCTTCCAAGAAGGGCGCCACCTTGGAGTCGGAGCACAGCGAGTACGCAAGCAAATCGACGTCGGCTCCAGCGGCGCACGAGCCAAGGAAGAAGCAGGAGACAACGGACACAGCGGCCAGCCATGTCGATCATCAACACGGCTTCAGCGTTCCCTTCGCCCCGGCGTGCTACgatcctttttttggtgggatgcCGTGGTCGGCTGATCCTTCCATGTACTACGGCCACGCCGGCATGCCCTACGCTTACGGTGGCGGTTATCCGATGGGGTCGCACCATGTCAACGCCATGGGAGGCAAcatgacagtgccaccacctacgCGGAATGACGGCGGGCCGTATGGCTACCCCGGCAGGAAGAGGACGAGCACAGATTATGAGGATCAGAGCTTCAAGAGAAGGTGCGGTGGAGGCAGATCACAGGCCGCGTTAGTTTTGACGTAG